A single Paracoccus pantotrophus DNA region contains:
- a CDS encoding holin family protein — MGLMDRFLGASGAVTTMANAATGVAEVFRENATRRMELDEEAYARAIAQLSGEFAAQPRGWFDAMMNGLNRLPRPMMTLGTVGLFTYAMADPEGFGLRMENLNLVPEPLWWLLGAIISFYFGAREAHYFRSRPVLPVAARKAAADAAPAVFPAQIAASGPFEDNAALRDWAAAGAAR; from the coding sequence ATGGGGCTGATGGACCGCTTCCTGGGCGCCAGCGGCGCCGTCACCACCATGGCCAATGCCGCGACCGGCGTGGCCGAGGTGTTCCGCGAGAACGCGACGCGGCGCATGGAGCTGGACGAAGAGGCCTATGCCCGCGCCATCGCCCAGCTTTCCGGCGAGTTCGCCGCCCAGCCGCGCGGCTGGTTCGACGCGATGATGAACGGGCTGAACCGGCTGCCGCGGCCGATGATGACGCTGGGGACGGTGGGGCTGTTCACCTATGCCATGGCCGACCCGGAAGGATTCGGCCTGCGGATGGAGAACCTGAACCTGGTGCCCGAACCGCTCTGGTGGCTTCTTGGCGCCATCATCAGCTTCTATTTCGGCGCGCGCGAGGCGCATTACTTTCGCAGCCGGCCCGTGCTGCCCGTCGCAGCGCGTAAGGCGGCGGCCGATGCCGCGCCCGCCGTATTCCCGGCGCAGATCGCCGCATCCGGGCCCTTCGAGGACAATGCCGCCCTGCGGGACTGGGCCGCGGCCGGCGCGGCGCGCTAG
- a CDS encoding LysR family transcriptional regulator has protein sequence MDWDKLRIFHAVADAGSLTHAGDVLHLSQSAVSRQIRALEDSLGTTLFHRHARGLILTEQGELLFEATSSMVRKLDTTAARIRDSEESVFGELKVTTTTGFGTMWLVPRLAKLYERYPDLKIDLMLEERVLDLPMREADVAIRMKEPNQQDLIRRRLLNIRMRLYATPEYLAKAGVPETLEDLGPHRLICQNPQTPQVSSGAVLSQMLLARNISSTLMVNNYFGVLQGVLNHVGIGVLPDYLSSDFPNLTRVLPDIQSGEVPVFLAFPEELRASRRVAAFRDFVLEEIQSLRRQQTEEQATDPSAG, from the coding sequence ATGGACTGGGATAAGTTAAGAATATTTCACGCCGTCGCCGACGCGGGCAGCCTGACCCACGCGGGCGATGTCTTGCACCTGTCCCAGTCCGCCGTCAGCCGCCAGATCCGCGCGCTGGAAGACTCGCTGGGCACCACCCTTTTCCACCGCCATGCCCGCGGGCTGATCCTGACCGAGCAGGGGGAGCTGCTGTTCGAGGCGACCTCGTCCATGGTGCGCAAGCTCGACACCACCGCCGCCCGCATCCGCGACAGCGAGGAAAGCGTCTTCGGCGAGCTCAAGGTCACGACCACCACCGGCTTCGGCACCATGTGGCTGGTGCCGCGGCTGGCCAAGCTTTACGAACGCTACCCCGACCTCAAGATCGACCTGATGCTGGAAGAGCGCGTGCTGGATCTGCCCATGCGCGAGGCCGACGTCGCCATCCGCATGAAGGAACCCAACCAGCAGGATCTGATCCGCCGCCGGCTGCTCAACATCCGCATGAGGCTTTATGCCACGCCGGAATACCTGGCCAAGGCCGGCGTGCCCGAGACGCTGGAGGATCTGGGGCCGCACCGGCTGATCTGCCAGAACCCGCAGACGCCGCAGGTCAGTTCCGGCGCGGTGTTGTCGCAGATGCTGCTGGCGCGCAACATCAGCTCGACCCTGATGGTGAACAACTATTTCGGCGTGCTGCAAGGCGTGCTGAACCATGTCGGCATCGGTGTCCTGCCCGATTACCTGTCGTCGGATTTCCCCAACCTGACCCGTGTGTTGCCGGACATCCAGTCGGGCGAGGTGCCGGTCTTCCTGGCTTTCCCCGAGGAATTGCGCGCCTCGCGCCGCGTCGCCGCCTTCCGCGATTTCGTGCTGGAGGAGATCCAGTCCCTGCGCCGCCAGCAAACCGAGGAACAGGCCACCGACCCGTCCGCGGGATGA
- the ccmE gene encoding cytochrome c maturation protein CcmE → MKSLKKRRRIQILVAAAVALVLAVGLIGYGFRDGINLYRSPSQMAENPPEAGEVFRLGGLVEDGSLVRGASETVTFRVTDGGATVPVRFTGVLPDLFSEGQGMIGTGRMEGETFVASEILAKHDENYMPREVMDSLKEQGVYQEPNS, encoded by the coding sequence ATGAAATCATTGAAGAAAAGGCGCCGTATCCAGATCCTTGTCGCCGCCGCCGTGGCCCTTGTGCTGGCCGTCGGGCTGATCGGCTACGGGTTTCGCGACGGCATCAACCTCTACCGCTCGCCCAGCCAGATGGCCGAGAACCCGCCCGAGGCCGGCGAGGTCTTCCGCCTGGGCGGCCTGGTCGAGGACGGCAGCCTGGTGCGCGGCGCCAGCGAGACGGTGACCTTCCGCGTGACCGATGGCGGCGCCACCGTCCCGGTGCGCTTTACCGGCGTGCTGCCCGACCTGTTCTCGGAGGGCCAGGGCATGATCGGCACCGGGCGCATGGAGGGCGAGACCTTCGTCGCCTCGGAAATCCTGGCCAAGCATGACGAGAACTACATGCCGCGCGAGGTCATGGATTCGCTGAAGGAGCAGGGCGTCTACCAAGAGCCGAACTCCTGA
- a CDS encoding nucleoside deaminase, producing MTDKATRYLEQAVMLAHRNVQAGGRPFGAVVVRGGEVLATGVNETVATHDPTAHAELVALRAAAQRLGSADLSGCAVYASGQPCPMCLAAMRLAGVAEVHFAYSNQDGAPYGLSTAALYEELAKPLAQQSMTIRHRPLRPQGMGDLYADWKARQDRA from the coding sequence ATGACCGACAAGGCGACACGCTATCTGGAACAGGCGGTGATGCTGGCGCATCGCAACGTGCAGGCCGGCGGGCGGCCCTTTGGCGCGGTTGTGGTGCGGGGCGGCGAGGTGCTGGCGACCGGCGTCAACGAGACCGTCGCCACCCATGACCCGACGGCCCATGCCGAGCTGGTGGCCCTGCGCGCCGCCGCGCAGCGGCTGGGTTCGGCCGATCTTTCGGGCTGCGCGGTCTATGCCAGCGGCCAGCCCTGCCCGATGTGCCTGGCCGCCATGCGGCTGGCCGGCGTGGCCGAGGTGCATTTCGCCTATTCGAACCAGGACGGGGCACCCTACGGCCTGTCCACGGCCGCGCTTTACGAGGAACTGGCGAAACCGCTGGCGCAGCAATCCATGACCATCCGCCACCGGCCCCTGCGCCCCCAGGGCATGGGCGATCTCTATGCCGACTGGAAGGCACGGCAGGACCGGGCGTGA
- a CDS encoding holin-associated N-acetylmuramidase, translating to MKTVTQIAAEIVAREGGYVNDPDDPGGATKFGVTLATLQRLGIDKTGDGRVDVADVKALTRADAERIFVEHYFRRPRLAELPASVQASAFDMYVNAGANAVKILQRLVTRMGFAATDDGVVGPRTVQAAQQADAAAPGYFADAYGIARRNYYYALGDARPASRKYARTKSGGKGGWILRAEEFISAKYHLTAAEHRARVAKWG from the coding sequence ATGAAGACAGTAACGCAGATCGCGGCCGAGATCGTCGCGCGTGAGGGGGGCTACGTCAACGACCCCGACGATCCGGGCGGGGCGACGAAATTCGGCGTCACGCTGGCGACCCTGCAGCGGCTGGGGATCGACAAGACCGGCGACGGGCGGGTGGACGTGGCGGACGTCAAGGCGCTGACCCGCGCCGATGCCGAGCGCATCTTCGTCGAGCATTATTTCCGCCGCCCGCGCCTGGCGGAACTGCCGGCCTCGGTGCAGGCCTCGGCCTTCGACATGTATGTCAATGCCGGCGCCAATGCGGTGAAGATCCTGCAACGGCTGGTCACGCGCATGGGCTTTGCGGCCACGGACGACGGCGTGGTGGGACCGCGCACCGTCCAGGCCGCGCAGCAGGCCGATGCGGCGGCGCCGGGCTATTTCGCTGATGCCTACGGGATCGCGCGGCGGAACTATTACTATGCATTGGGCGATGCGCGCCCGGCCAGCCGCAAATATGCCCGCACCAAATCGGGGGGCAAGGGCGGCTGGATCCTGCGGGCCGAGGAGTTCATCTCGGCCAAATACCACCTGACGGCGGCCGAGCATCGGGCGAGGGTGGCGAAATGGGGCTGA
- a CDS encoding L-cystine transporter, with amino-acid sequence MASVLINLVIFAALIVALVRLQGGQLSLSVRVFIALVLGTLFGIGLQLVHGTGTPALQTTIDWINVAGNGYVQLLQMVVMPLVFAAILSAVARLHDASALGRISVLTLGTLLGTTTIAALVGVVMSLAFGLTAEGLAQGAAETARLTMLETSYAPRVADLTVPQLLLSFIPRNPFADLTGANPTSIIAVVVFAAFLGVAAIRLLRRDPEKGRSLLNLIDILQAWISQLVRLIMALTPYGVMALMTKMAATSNAADILNLGKFVVASYLGLAIMFVVHAVLLSLTGVNPLTFYRKIVPALTFAFSSRSSAATIPLNVEIQTRRLGVPQTIASFSASFGATIGQNGCAGLYPAMLAVMVAPTVGIDPLDPAWIMTLLAIVTLSSAGVAGVGGGATMAALIVLPAMGLPVTLVALLISVEPLIDMGRTALNVSGSMTAGTVTSQILGQTDKAVLQSRDERGLQSA; translated from the coding sequence ATGGCATCCGTCCTCATCAACCTCGTGATCTTTGCCGCGCTGATCGTCGCACTGGTCCGCCTGCAAGGCGGTCAGCTGTCGCTGTCGGTGCGGGTCTTCATCGCCCTGGTCCTGGGCACGCTGTTCGGGATCGGGCTGCAACTCGTCCATGGCACCGGCACGCCGGCGCTGCAAACCACCATCGACTGGATCAACGTGGCCGGCAACGGCTATGTGCAGCTGTTGCAGATGGTGGTGATGCCGCTGGTCTTCGCGGCGATCCTCAGCGCGGTGGCGCGGCTGCACGACGCCTCGGCGCTTGGCCGCATCTCGGTGCTGACGCTGGGCACGCTGCTTGGCACCACGACCATCGCGGCCTTGGTGGGCGTGGTCATGTCGCTGGCCTTCGGCCTGACCGCCGAAGGGCTGGCCCAGGGCGCGGCCGAGACCGCAAGGCTGACCATGCTGGAGACCAGCTACGCGCCCCGCGTCGCCGACCTGACGGTGCCGCAGCTGCTGTTGTCCTTCATCCCCAGGAACCCCTTCGCCGACCTGACCGGGGCCAACCCGACCTCGATCATCGCGGTGGTGGTCTTTGCCGCCTTCCTGGGCGTCGCCGCCATCCGCCTGCTGCGCCGCGACCCGGAAAAGGGCCGCAGCCTGCTGAACCTGATCGACATCCTGCAAGCCTGGATCAGCCAATTGGTGCGGCTGATCATGGCGCTGACCCCCTATGGCGTCATGGCGCTGATGACCAAGATGGCGGCGACCTCGAACGCGGCCGACATCCTGAACCTGGGCAAGTTCGTCGTCGCCTCCTATCTGGGCCTGGCGATCATGTTCGTCGTGCATGCCGTGCTGCTCAGCCTGACCGGCGTGAACCCGCTGACCTTCTACCGCAAGATCGTCCCGGCGCTGACCTTCGCCTTTTCCAGCCGTTCCAGCGCCGCGACCATCCCGCTCAATGTCGAGATCCAGACCCGCCGCCTCGGCGTGCCGCAGACCATCGCCTCCTTTTCGGCCTCCTTCGGGGCGACCATCGGCCAGAACGGCTGCGCCGGGCTTTATCCGGCGATGCTGGCGGTGATGGTGGCGCCGACGGTCGGCATCGACCCGCTGGACCCGGCCTGGATCATGACGCTGCTGGCCATCGTCACCCTGTCCTCGGCCGGGGTCGCGGGTGTGGGCGGGGGCGCGACCATGGCGGCGCTGATCGTGCTGCCGGCCATGGGTCTGCCGGTGACGCTTGTGGCGCTGCTGATCTCGGTCGAGCCGCTGATCGACATGGGGCGCACGGCGCTCAACGTCTCGGGCTCGATGACGGCGGGCACCGTCACCTCGCAGATCCTCGGCCAGACCGACAAGGCCGTCCTGCAAAGCCGGGACGAGCGCGGCCTGCAAAGCGCATGA
- a CDS encoding glutamate racemase: MAVGVFDSGLGGLTVLAAIAARLPDLPLVYLGDNAHTPYGVRDAEDIFGLTCAGVERLWAEGCDLVILACNTASAAALKRMQETWLPADKRVLGVFVPMIEALTERGWGDNSPPREVAVKHVALFATPATVASRAFQRELAFRAIGVDVEAQPCGGVVDAIEMGDEILAEALVTSHVEALKRRMPHPEAAILGCTHYPLVQAAFQKALGPGVKVYSQPDLVAESLEDYLERHPEMLGAGSRSRFLTTGDPERVSGKATQFLRHPIRFESA; the protein is encoded by the coding sequence ATGGCGGTGGGCGTATTCGATTCGGGTCTGGGCGGGCTGACGGTTCTGGCCGCCATCGCCGCCCGGCTGCCCGACTTGCCGCTGGTCTATCTGGGCGACAATGCCCATACCCCCTATGGCGTGCGCGATGCCGAGGACATCTTCGGCCTGACCTGCGCCGGGGTCGAGCGGCTGTGGGCCGAGGGCTGCGACCTGGTGATCCTGGCCTGCAACACCGCCTCGGCCGCCGCGCTCAAGCGCATGCAGGAGACCTGGCTGCCCGCGGACAAGCGCGTGTTGGGGGTCTTTGTGCCGATGATCGAGGCGCTGACCGAGCGCGGCTGGGGCGACAATTCGCCCCCGCGCGAGGTGGCGGTGAAGCATGTGGCGCTGTTCGCCACGCCCGCCACCGTGGCAAGCCGCGCCTTCCAGCGCGAGCTGGCCTTTCGCGCCATCGGCGTCGATGTCGAGGCCCAGCCCTGCGGCGGGGTCGTCGATGCCATCGAGATGGGCGACGAGATCCTGGCCGAGGCGCTGGTGACCAGCCATGTCGAGGCGCTCAAGCGCCGCATGCCGCATCCCGAGGCGGCGATCCTGGGCTGCACGCATTACCCGCTGGTCCAGGCCGCTTTCCAGAAGGCGCTGGGGCCGGGGGTCAAGGTCTATTCCCAGCCCGACCTGGTCGCCGAAAGCCTGGAGGACTATCTTGAGCGCCATCCCGAAATGCTGGGCGCGGGCAGCCGCTCGCGCTTCCTGACCACCGGCGATCCCGAGCGGGTCTCGGGCAAGGCCACGCAATTCCTCCGCCATCCGATCAGGTTTGAAAGCGCCTGA
- the purL gene encoding phosphoribosylformylglycinamidine synthase subunit PurL produces the protein MNEPQITEELIAAHGLKPDEYQRILEIIGREPTFTELGIFSAMWNEHCSYKSSKKWLRTLPTNGPQVICGPGENAGVVDIGDGQAVVFKMESHNHPSYIEPHQGAATGVGGILRDVFTMGARPIAAMDALSFGRPEHPKTAHLVKGVVEGIGAYGNAFGVPNVGGELRFHRSYDGNCLVNAFAAGLADSDKIFYSAASGVGMPVVYLGAKTGRDGVGGATMASAEFDDTIEEKRPTVQVGDPFTEKCLLEACLELMQTDSVISIQDMGAAGLTCSAVEMGDKGGLGIKLVLDAVPQRETNMTAYEMMLSESQERMLMVLKPEKEAEARAIFEKWDLDFAIVGETIAEDRFLIMHGNEVKADLPLSKLSSSAPEYDRPWVETPVAAEMPALPAIAPIAALKVLIGSPNYAHKGWVWEQYDTQVGADTIRRPGLGAGVVRVHGTKKALAFTSDVTPRYVRANPYEGGKQAVAEAYRNLTACGALPLATTDNLNFGNPEKPEIMGQFVGAIKGIGEACAALDFPIVSGNVSLYNETDGKGILPTPTIGGVGLIADLGDLIAGLPAEGDLALVIGETRGHLGQSALAAEAFGIEAGDAPHVDLAAERRNGEFLRAHGALVRAATDLSDGGLALAAFELAEAAGLGVTLDSAGIAQLFGEDQARYLVACTAEDAAKLAEAAAAAGVPLATVGGFGGETVILGGDAAPLAELSQLYRTAFEKSLDLELA, from the coding sequence ATGAACGAACCGCAGATCACCGAGGAACTGATCGCCGCGCACGGGCTCAAGCCCGACGAATACCAGCGCATCCTCGAGATCATCGGGCGCGAACCCACCTTCACCGAGTTGGGCATCTTCTCGGCGATGTGGAACGAGCATTGCTCCTACAAGTCGTCCAAGAAATGGCTGCGCACCCTGCCGACCAACGGCCCGCAGGTGATCTGCGGTCCGGGCGAAAACGCCGGCGTCGTGGATATCGGCGACGGCCAGGCCGTGGTCTTCAAGATGGAGAGCCACAACCATCCCAGCTATATCGAGCCGCATCAGGGCGCCGCGACCGGCGTCGGCGGCATCCTGCGCGACGTCTTCACCATGGGCGCCCGCCCCATCGCCGCCATGGACGCGCTGTCCTTCGGCCGGCCCGAGCATCCCAAGACCGCGCATCTGGTCAAGGGCGTGGTCGAGGGGATCGGCGCCTATGGCAATGCCTTCGGCGTGCCGAACGTCGGCGGCGAGCTGCGCTTCCACCGCAGCTATGACGGCAACTGCCTGGTGAACGCCTTTGCCGCGGGCCTCGCGGACAGCGACAAGATCTTCTATTCCGCCGCCTCGGGCGTCGGCATGCCGGTGGTCTACCTTGGCGCCAAGACCGGCCGCGACGGCGTCGGCGGCGCCACCATGGCCTCGGCCGAGTTCGACGACACCATCGAGGAAAAGCGCCCGACCGTGCAGGTCGGCGACCCCTTTACCGAGAAATGCCTGCTGGAAGCCTGCCTGGAGCTGATGCAGACCGACAGCGTCATTTCCATTCAGGACATGGGCGCGGCGGGCCTGACCTGCTCGGCGGTCGAGATGGGCGACAAGGGCGGGCTCGGGATCAAGCTGGTACTCGATGCCGTGCCGCAGCGCGAAACCAACATGACCGCCTATGAGATGATGCTGTCGGAGTCGCAGGAACGCATGCTCATGGTGCTGAAGCCCGAGAAGGAGGCCGAGGCGCGGGCGATCTTCGAGAAATGGGATCTGGATTTCGCCATCGTCGGCGAGACCATCGCCGAGGACCGTTTCCTGATCATGCACGGCAACGAGGTCAAGGCGGACCTGCCGCTGTCGAAACTCTCCTCCAGCGCGCCGGAATATGACCGTCCTTGGGTGGAAACGCCCGTCGCGGCCGAGATGCCTGCCCTGCCCGCCATCGCCCCGATCGCGGCGCTGAAGGTGCTGATCGGCAGCCCGAACTATGCCCACAAGGGCTGGGTGTGGGAGCAATACGACACCCAGGTCGGCGCCGACACCATCCGCCGCCCCGGCCTGGGCGCCGGCGTGGTACGCGTGCATGGCACGAAGAAGGCGCTGGCCTTCACCAGCGACGTGACGCCGCGCTATGTCCGGGCGAACCCCTATGAGGGCGGCAAGCAGGCGGTGGCCGAGGCCTATCGCAACCTGACCGCCTGCGGCGCCCTGCCGCTGGCCACCACCGACAACCTGAACTTCGGCAACCCGGAAAAGCCCGAGATCATGGGCCAGTTCGTCGGCGCCATCAAGGGCATCGGCGAGGCCTGCGCGGCGCTCGACTTCCCCATCGTCTCGGGCAACGTCTCGCTTTATAACGAAACCGACGGCAAGGGGATCCTGCCCACCCCCACCATCGGCGGCGTCGGGTTGATCGCCGATCTGGGCGACCTGATCGCCGGCCTTCCGGCCGAGGGCGACCTGGCGCTGGTCATCGGCGAGACGCGCGGCCACCTGGGCCAGTCGGCGCTGGCCGCCGAGGCCTTCGGCATCGAGGCGGGCGACGCGCCGCATGTGGACCTGGCCGCCGAGCGCCGCAATGGCGAATTCCTGCGCGCCCACGGCGCGCTGGTCCGGGCCGCGACCGACCTGTCCGACGGCGGGCTGGCGCTGGCGGCCTTCGAACTGGCCGAGGCGGCGGGCCTGGGCGTGACGCTGGACAGCGCCGGGATCGCGCAGCTTTTCGGCGAGGATCAGGCCCGCTACCTGGTCGCCTGCACCGCCGAGGACGCGGCCAAGCTGGCCGAGGCGGCCGCGGCGGCCGGTGTGCCGCTGGCGACGGTCGGCGGCTTCGGCGGCGAGACGGTGATCCTTGGCGGCGACGCCGCGCCCCTGGCCGAGCTGTCGCAGCTTTATCGCACCGCCTTCGAGAAAAGCCTGGACCTGGAACTCGCCTGA
- a CDS encoding MFS transporter, protein MTNRQPLMLAVVAMVGLALRPFLTGVGPLAAPISAETGLTMQGLSALTLLPILLMGAGAFLGPAIQARLGAKRAAVLALLVLGLGSGLRLGAHSALDMLGSAMLLGVGAAVVQAVFPTIIKREFPRGINLAMGLYAAMMMGGGAFGAQAAPLIAAWSGSWRLALGWLALPAVLTALLVALALPPEARAPRTARQGLWHWLRRPRVWLLMACFGLINGGYSSSVAWLAPAFQDLGWSVGASGGLLAVLAVGQAVSALVTPVLASHGSDRRPWLGICLAMQALGFAMLVLRPEAAPYPIAFLLGAGLGGCFSLMMIVALDHLPDPAQAGALAALMQGGGFLLAAIPPWILALLYDLTGSFAPGWALHLAAVLAVSALALRLSPASYRRALHRPGPLRTDAAPAE, encoded by the coding sequence GTGACGAACCGTCAGCCGCTGATGCTGGCCGTGGTGGCCATGGTCGGGCTGGCGCTGCGGCCCTTCCTGACCGGGGTCGGCCCGCTGGCAGCGCCGATCTCGGCCGAGACCGGCCTGACCATGCAGGGCCTCTCGGCCCTCACGCTGCTGCCGATCCTCTTGATGGGCGCGGGCGCCTTTCTCGGCCCGGCGATCCAGGCGCGGCTGGGGGCGAAACGCGCCGCCGTGCTGGCGCTGCTGGTGCTGGGCCTGGGCTCGGGCCTGCGGCTGGGGGCGCATTCGGCGCTGGACATGCTGGGCTCGGCCATGCTGCTGGGCGTGGGCGCGGCGGTGGTGCAGGCGGTGTTTCCCACCATCATCAAGCGCGAGTTCCCGCGCGGCATCAACCTGGCCATGGGGCTTTACGCCGCGATGATGATGGGCGGCGGTGCCTTCGGCGCGCAGGCCGCGCCGCTGATCGCCGCCTGGTCGGGCAGCTGGCGGCTGGCGCTTGGCTGGCTGGCGCTGCCCGCCGTGCTGACCGCGCTGCTGGTGGCGCTGGCCCTGCCGCCCGAGGCACGCGCGCCGCGGACCGCCCGGCAGGGACTGTGGCACTGGCTGCGTCGGCCGCGGGTCTGGCTGCTGATGGCCTGTTTCGGGCTGATCAACGGCGGCTATTCCTCGTCCGTCGCCTGGCTTGCGCCCGCCTTCCAGGACCTGGGCTGGTCGGTCGGGGCCAGCGGCGGGCTGCTGGCGGTGCTGGCGGTGGGCCAGGCGGTCTCGGCGCTGGTCACACCGGTCCTGGCCAGTCACGGCAGCGACCGGCGGCCCTGGCTGGGGATCTGCCTGGCCATGCAGGCGCTTGGCTTTGCCATGCTGGTCCTGCGCCCCGAGGCCGCACCCTATCCCATCGCCTTTCTGCTGGGCGCCGGGCTTGGCGGTTGCTTTTCGCTGATGATGATCGTGGCGCTGGACCATCTGCCCGATCCGGCGCAGGCCGGGGCGCTGGCGGCGCTGATGCAGGGCGGCGGCTTCCTGCTGGCCGCGATCCCGCCCTGGATCCTGGCGCTGCTGTACGACCTGACCGGCAGCTTCGCCCCCGGCTGGGCGCTGCATCTGGCCGCCGTACTGGCGGTCTCGGCCCTGGCGCTGCGCCTGTCGCCGGCCAGCTATCGGCGCGCCCTGCACCGGCCCGGCCCGCTGCGCACGGATGCCGCGCCGGCCGAGTGA
- a CDS encoding Gfo/Idh/MocA family protein encodes MKIALAGIGKIALDQHVPALTSSPDWELAATVSRHGRVEGIEAFPRIEDMLEARPDIGAVSLCLPPVPRFEIAQAVLRAGRHLMLEKPPGATLAEVHVLRDLAQARGVTLFATWHSRMAHAVAAARAWLAGRRIREGRITWREDVRLWHPGQDWIFEAGGMGVFDPGINALSILTEILPVPVHVIAAELDFPENRQAPIAARLSLSHGITADFDLRQQGSETWDMEFATDAGRLALRRGGNLLEIDGRPATGKASITGEYPALYARMAGLLRKGASEVDLSPMILVADAFTRGSRRTVAPFVF; translated from the coding sequence ATGAAGATCGCGCTTGCCGGCATCGGAAAGATCGCGCTGGACCAGCATGTTCCGGCGCTGACCTCGAGCCCGGATTGGGAGCTGGCCGCGACGGTCAGTCGCCATGGCCGGGTCGAGGGTATCGAAGCCTTTCCGCGCATCGAGGACATGCTGGAGGCCCGTCCCGACATCGGTGCGGTCAGCCTGTGCCTGCCGCCCGTGCCCCGCTTCGAGATCGCGCAGGCGGTGCTGCGCGCCGGCCGCCACCTGATGCTGGAAAAGCCCCCCGGCGCGACCCTGGCCGAGGTGCATGTCCTGCGCGACCTGGCGCAGGCGCGGGGGGTGACGCTTTTTGCGACCTGGCATTCGCGCATGGCCCATGCGGTGGCGGCGGCCAGGGCGTGGCTGGCCGGCCGCCGCATCCGCGAGGGCCGGATCACCTGGCGCGAGGATGTGCGGCTCTGGCATCCCGGCCAGGACTGGATCTTCGAGGCCGGCGGCATGGGCGTCTTCGACCCAGGCATCAACGCGCTTTCGATCCTGACCGAGATCCTGCCCGTGCCGGTGCATGTCATCGCGGCGGAACTGGACTTCCCGGAGAACCGCCAAGCCCCCATCGCCGCACGGCTGAGCCTGTCGCATGGCATCACGGCCGATTTCGACCTCCGCCAGCAGGGCTCCGAAACCTGGGATATGGAGTTCGCCACCGATGCCGGCCGGCTGGCGCTGCGCAGGGGCGGCAACCTGCTGGAGATCGACGGCCGCCCGGCGACGGGCAAGGCCAGCATCACGGGCGAATACCCGGCGCTTTACGCGCGCATGGCCGGGCTCCTGCGCAAGGGCGCCTCCGAGGTGGACCTCTCGCCCATGATCCTCGTTGCCGATGCCTTCACAAGAGGAAGCCGCCGGACCGTCGCGCCCTTCGTCTTCTAA
- a CDS encoding ankyrin repeat domain-containing protein gives MHKLLAILFAFALGAASPLPVQAQTMQETALFAAATDGDAAAIRDLLARGVAVDPRDAKGRTPLLVATHANRVEAARALIEAGADVNARDAIHDSPYLYAGARGHLEILELTLAHGADLASTNRFGGTALIPAAERGHVETVRRLIRAGVEIDHVNRLGWTALLEAIVLGDGGPRQQQVVDLLVAAGADVNLADAEGVSPLAHARRRGFDAIAARLAEAGAK, from the coding sequence ATGCACAAGCTTCTGGCGATCCTGTTCGCCTTCGCCCTGGGCGCCGCCAGCCCCTTGCCCGTCCAGGCACAGACCATGCAAGAGACCGCCCTGTTCGCCGCCGCGACCGATGGCGATGCCGCGGCCATCCGCGACCTTCTGGCCCGCGGCGTGGCCGTGGACCCGCGCGACGCAAAGGGGCGCACGCCGCTGCTGGTGGCGACCCATGCCAACCGGGTCGAGGCCGCGAGGGCGCTGATCGAGGCCGGCGCCGACGTGAACGCCAGGGATGCCATCCACGACAGCCCCTATCTCTATGCCGGGGCGCGCGGGCATCTGGAGATCCTCGAGCTGACGCTGGCCCATGGCGCCGATCTGGCCAGCACCAACCGCTTCGGCGGCACGGCGCTGATCCCGGCGGCCGAGCGTGGCCATGTCGAGACCGTCCGCCGGCTGATCCGGGCCGGGGTCGAGATCGATCATGTCAACCGGCTGGGCTGGACCGCATTGCTGGAGGCGATCGTCCTGGGCGATGGCGGCCCGCGCCAGCAGCAGGTGGTCGACCTGCTGGTCGCGGCCGGCGCCGATGTAAACCTGGCCGATGCCGAGGGCGTCTCGCCGCTGGCCCATGCCCGCCGCAGGGGTTTCGACGCGATCGCGGCGCGGTTGGCCGAAGCCGGCGCAAAGTGA